A genomic window from Ischnura elegans chromosome 10, ioIscEleg1.1, whole genome shotgun sequence includes:
- the LOC124166646 gene encoding serine proteinase stubble — translation MGSSMKFLTIGVLVAFIGMAEGARNMADVPCGRPNRKGRIVGGVTAEKGEFPWLVSITRRGGHFCGGTLLNKEWVLTAAHCLCSGPVRLPMTQIRVTVGEYDLTNKDSTLRKEEIPVAEAVLHPAYECPGYTHDIALLRLERPIVWSDAAWPACLPEPTGLGKVGLISDDDQQIRRSAAAGQSRGERFIQWEATAAGWGWLHENSAKGGRAEKLQKVTVVIVDNDQCLDWYHSQGKKIKILDSQMCAGHENGGKDSCWADSGGPLMVDGHNGPVVVVGVVSTGIGCARPKLPGLYTRISEYMDWIEDNIQTSVERSRRDV, via the exons tggCTGACGTGCCGTGTGGTCGCCCGAACCGCAAGGGCCGCATCGTAGGAGGTGTGACTGCGGAGAAGGGCGAGTTCCCGTGGCTCGTGTCGATCACGCGCCGCGGTGGACACTTCTGCGGAGGCACGCTGCTCAACAAGGAGTGGGTACTCACGGCCGCACACTGCCTGTGCAG TGGCCCAGTTCGACTCCCGATGACGCAGATCCGGGTGACCGTGGGCGAGTATGACCTGACGAACAAGGACTCGACTCTTCGCAAGGAGGAGATCCCCGTGGCGGAAGCGGTTCTGCACCCGGCGTACGAGTGCCCAGGATACACGCACGATATCGCGCTACTGCGCCTCGAGAGGCCCATCGTGTGGTCGGATGCGGCGTGGCCCGCTTGTCTGCCAGAGCCCACTGGGCTGGGCAAGGTGGGGCTCATCTCGGACGACGACCAGCAGATACGAAGGTCCGCGGCCGCTGGACAGTCGAGGGGAGAAAG GTTCATCCAATGGGAGGCCACCGCCGCAGGTTGGGGTTGGCTCCATGAGAACTCCGCTAAGGGAGGAAGGGCCGAGAAGTTGCAGAAAGTCACCGTGGTCATAGTGGATAACGACCAGTGCCTCGACTGGTATCACTCCCAGGGCAAGAAAATCAAGATCCTGGACTCACAGATGTGCGCTGGTCACGAGAACGGAGGAAAGGACTCTTGCTGG GCCGACAGCGGTGGCCCCCTCATGGTCGATGGCCACAATGGTCCTGTTGTCGTGGTTGGAGTCGTGTCTACTGGCATCGGATGTGCTAGGCCAAAGCTGCCCGGACTGTACACAAGGATCTCCGAGTACATGGACTGGATTGAGGACAACATACAGACTTCAGTGGAGAGATCGCGTCGGGACGTATAA